The genomic DNA AGTCCTCTTGGATTGTAGCCAGCtctgcatgtcattccagaaaaacttcactgattcacattaaaaaaacacatgttccAAACTTTCAATTTCACATTCACATAATACACAGTTATTCACATCAAAGTTAAACCTCAGTCTTAAGAATTTGTTAGTTGGGTAAATCTCATCCAGGATTTTGAAGTTCACCTCTTTCACCTTAGGAGGGAGAGGGAATGAAATAGATCTTCTCCGTATTATCTTAAACTCTTCAGCTTCAAATTCCttgaaaacataatttctcCTGACTGGGTTAGGGAAGTATTCTCTTAACAGAATATTACTAATAACTTTGTTGGTAATCTTGCTGTCACACAAATCAATTCCTTCTACACAGAGCTGTCTTAGACTAGGGGAGATATTTGAATACAACATGTCCTCTATCACCATTGATCtaaggcaggggtcagcaacctgcggctccggagcctcttgaggctctttagctcctcttcagtggctccctgtggatttataaaaatggaaatgaataactgttttttgtttacattttcatttttatgtatcatgttgtaggtctaatgtacgacggtacgacagagtattagggccacattgagggaaaaaaaataatctgagatttcaagaataaagtcataatattacgagaataaagttgtaatattgtgaaaataaagtcatacgtttacgagaaacaaagttgtaatgtgagaacaaagtcagaagtttacgagaaaaaaaagtcgtaatattatgagaataaaatcataatattataaagtagtaatattacgtgatattttatcttttttctcGAAAAGttctgaatttattctcataaagttttGACtcaattctcgtaatattacgactttttttctcgtaatattatgacttttttctggaagtctctgattttttttccctcaatgtggccctaatactccgtagtacatttgcactttggccctcactgtattagacttatatactatatacttagactataaactgtgttaccttcatcacaatgctcaaatattttgcggctccagacaggtttttttttttttctttgcctaaaatggctcttttgatagtaaagcttgctgacccctgatctaaggGAAGCTGGTACGGCTTTTATCTTTCTATTATAGTTCTTAATGGTACATTGGATTGAGAACTTCTAACAAAACTCTTCATGCTGTCACAAGTTTCCACTCTCATCCATGAAATGGGCTACAGCCCAAATCCCTTTGGATTTCCAAACCACTATGTACTCTGATTTTTTACTCCACAAAATGTGTCTATTGTTCCACACAGGTTTGTTATGTGGTGTAAAgttatgtttgtaaattaacttCCAATAGATGAGCACTTGCTGATGGAAAGCAGCAAGTTTGacaatgtaaaaatcccatcGGCTTTGTGATTCTGACTTCCAGGTTGGCCTACATTAATtcatcatccctgcaccactcttatttatttctgtaaagcCACATGACTAATTAACTGATTGTAGAAACAACCTCATAGCAGCCTGATGACGGCTAAAtagctgaaaacatgtgaggaatAAATGAATTGAGCAACTTGTTTAATTTAGATGGAGTTGTTTTGATTCTCACACTGGTCTgtacctcactgtgtgtgttgtcaacATTAGAAACAGtcagaaatcacatttaaaagatgGTTCAACTTTACCCTCCTACAACTTCACTGCATCATTATAATCtcatataaaaaacaaacaaacaagcagaatCATGTCAGTTGTTGATCAGCTTTGTTAGTTGAAGTCGTAACAGTGTGTTGATACTCCAGTCTGTTCTAGACAGCCtcactgaagagagggagcactgAGGGTTGTATACACAGAGATGTAGTGATGGCTGTCTAAACTGACCTTAAGGAGCATTAAGATGTTCACTATAAAGATGTGTTTCTTTAAACCAGTTGAGTCAGTCAGCAGGACTGTATAATGCTAACACAGTGTATGAAGGCTGTAGAGATGGATAAGCATTTCCAAGAAGACAACATTGTTTAAGAAATGATTTCACTTTTACATTTGATTAATTCTGTAACCAACTGAATGCAGTTTTCAGGGACAACATGCTCACATGTGCATAATGTCATCAACATtactgaatgtacagtatgtatacaacaTGTGTGATTGCATGGACACATTTTACTTCCCGTAAAACACCACACGATGGAGACAAAGTCCACGTTTTGTTGCTTATTTTGaacactgaacattttatttctgtcaCTTATTTACATGCATATTGTTGTTTGCTGCACAGGTTGATCAATAGTAGCTCCTCTTAGTAGTTTCTGatagatttttcttttaatgtgtaTTCGTCAACATACTTTATGTCCAGAGTATCTAAGAAATGCATCACTGCTGTGTctcttgatgttgttgttgcttcatCAGGCACCAAATGAGTCAAATCATCTCAAACACATGATTCAGATTGAATTATATCTCAGACATGAGTCTTTCCAGCTCTTAAGAGGCCAGCATTTATTTTGTGCTGctgtaccatcatcatcaaaactcatgaatgaatgaatgaatgaatgaatgaatgaatgaatgaatgaatgaatgagagagaaagtgtgccagaaagtaaaacaaatacagtcagGTTGAGAGACTTTATGTAGATTTTATATCATGATTGttatttgtacatttactgTGACACAATGTGGAAAAACAACAGTCATTTTAGTGAGTTTTCTCTCATGTTTTTGGAAAATACTTTGTATTGCACAGACATTTGACCACTTTGACTTGTGATGAATAGGAGAAtaagcaaatgaaatgaaaagtaaataacAAGTTTAATTCCTATAAGTGCAGGTTTAGAGAGTGCTATATATTTAGTCCAACTGGATGAAACTAACAAAGTCATGCAACTGGTTTAGTGTCAGTCAGCCTGTTGAAATGTTCAGTCCTCGCTAGACTAAAACATTACAATCCTCTCCttgtttttggcattttatgaacatttctattatttatttagcgaaacaaaacaggagaagtcacaattatttatatatattttgcattttattttgtttagtcTATTaaaatttattatatatttaaaaagaaatgttattgTTCTTAATCAAGAGGAAAGTGTTGAACTCTGAATGACATCCTGACACCATCTGCTGGTAACATAATGACATGGCAGCATTTCCTGATAATAATTCACCCTGTGACAGAGGTGAGTGTAAATGAAAGTAGATTTTGACATTGTTGATCAGAGCTGAGACGCCATCACAGGGTGTGAGAtctctgctggaaaacacacGTTTGGATTATTTGAAGCAATCAAGAGACGGGACAGTAACTCGGTGAGTCTTGCTTTTGAAAGACAATTTAGATACCAAGACAAATGGCTGAGAAAATTGCTCTTGTTGAAAGTTTCCTGAACTgccatgtgtgttcagagactttcagagatcctgtgtctctgagctgcaaccacagcttctgttcaagctgcctgaagaaattctgggaacaagctgaaaacaaaaactgtcctatttgtaaaagaaaatcctcAAAAGATGAACCAGCAGTGAACTTTGCACTGAAGGAACTGTCTGACTCGTttgctgagagacagaaagctggatcatctgagacagaaaaagaagagaagaaggtggAGGTGTGTAGTAAACATCAAGAAGAGCCTAGACTGTTCTgtaaggatgaagagagagctgtgtgtcctgtctgtgagtTTTCTCTCCACCAGAGTCACAAGGTGGTTCCTGTAGAACAAGCAGTCAGTGACCTGAAGGACCAGCTGAAATCTGACTTAGAGTCTCTACAGGACaagagggacaaacacaaacaagtagAGAAAACATACGATAAAATGGTTAAACACTCCAAGAAGCAGCTTTTgaccacagagaggcagatcacagcagagttcaacaagctccaccagttcctgaaagaggaagaggagtccagactggcagctctgagggaggaagaggagcagaaggggaagactatcagcagagagatgaagatgattcaggagcacatctcctctctgtcagacagtatctttgctgttgaagaagacctgcagaaacacaacatgcccttcctcagcagttataaagccactcagaccagagccagagtccagtgctcactgtcagatccacagctggtctcaggagcgctgatagatgtggccaaacacctgggcaacctgtccttcagagtctgggagaagatgaaggacaaggtccacttcagtcctgtcattctggacccaaacactgcacACCCCAGGctctatctgtctgatgatctgaccAGTTTGAGACTTGGAGACACAAggcagcagcttcctgacaatCCAGAGAGATTCACTAAGTATCCCACtgttctgggctctgagggcttcaactcagggaaacacagctgggaggtggaggtgggagaccaTCCTCACTGGCTTGTAGGTTTGGCTAAagagtcagctgacaggaagggaGAGCTATATTCCTCACCAAAATATGGAATCTGGAGTTTAACTCATCGCAGTGGAAAATACACTGATGGTCTTGGTGAGACAgtcagagtgaagaagagtctccagaggatcagagtccagctggactatgacaggggggaggtgtccttctacgaccctgaagacatgactcacatctacactcacagagacactttcactgagaaactcttcccatgGTTCCTTATTGGACTGGCTGGTGATGCTAAAACTGCTGATATCAAAATCAGTCAAACTGAGATTCTCTGTGATGTTCAGACACGTTGGTGTCAATTCAGATTTTAATCTGACTTCACTGTCTGTCTAGATCTCATTAATATAATCAAGACAATCAACAGTTATAACAGAAATAATATTTACTCAATACTTAAACTGCATTACATCATCAGGTCTTAAACTTTCATACAGCTCCAAATCAGTTTACTTATTAACCTGGTTATCATCATCTTGTGTTTAATCAGACCACAATATAACATCTACTGTATCCACTATACCAAACACTTTGTTTcagctgtgtgattctttaAGGAGAGactctacaggtgaatagggtaaaatattatactaatagatatcaccatgaaacgtcCCTAGTTGATtagtttaaatatgcaaatgaggcattatctaaatataacttttggtgaatttaggagaaatctacagacgcaaatagacaaagtagtaaaataaacacctaaatgtgtattatggatgttttctttccactagtctgaaagaagacgtgTTATTGAAGCAATATagcccaaaaatgtcaaaattgaccagtgtatgaaaaacaatgtttctgcctgtagtgtctctccTTAACTTTTATCATCATCAGACAACATTTTTAGTTTGTCAGATTTCTGGATCTTCTGATCAGTTATTGCAGCTCTGATTTATGATTTCAGTGTTTTACACTTTACACTCAGAGTCTCAGTTtatcaaaacacattttggctCTGATTGATTGTTATCTTTTTATGATTTGTTGAGGGTCACAGAAACCGTTtttctctactgtctctactgtcccaagttaattaatattcttttattgttttaatgcaacttactgtaaaaacatgaacataaacatttttttatatctgaaaTTCATTTTTGGAAATACCTTGAGAAATTAAGGATTTGTTGTTtagcaaaaatgttttaaagacgGTAACTAAGATTAATCCACAAGAAATTGTGGCTACAAAATCTGTATCACATCATCAGGAGACAAACTTTAAAGATTAAAGCTGTTAATTATTCTggttatcagcatcttgttatgagtcaaacaacattatatagtagtttcaatcattagttgtagttttttatattttctaggATCTTCTGATGAGTTATTTCAATTTTGGATCTTTTGTTTtaatggtgttttattttaagataaaataaaactttattcatcctgagggaaattgctgtgcagcagttgcaatACAAAGTGAGAAgagtgtaaatataaaaaagtgtaaatataaagtCTAACAATACggtgtaaatatatacacaagTATATACAATATCAGAATCAAGTCAACAGTATgggtcataaaaatataaacatgcttTGATTCAGTCTTTAATTCTTACAGCGCTTCTTCAAACTGtatatgatattttttgtaGTGTATTCATGATCAATAATAtgaatgataaatgacaatgtccagtttgtgattaaaataaaggaaatgtcaGCAGTACAATTTAGTTTCATgggttttttattaaatcaaatatatcTTTATAAAATGTACATCACATGGATGCTGCTTCACATGATGTGTAATTAAATCACCAGCAGTTTTTATTCTGTAGTTTGTGTATGAGGTTGTTTCTTTACATAAATCTGTCAAATGTTCAGGTGACGAATTACGAAGAATACAAATAATGAAAGATAATTATACAACCagctttaaaaaatacaatatttaatctttctcttcaattttttattttaaatacattaaatttcttACTGAAACTCTTTCAACTTCAACATTTATGGAACtaacttattatttataaagtgctacaggaatgaatcctaaaacacggaaatgagttagcaatttagcacttcctgtttcctcttctggaagtcaatgggttttcagttagatgcctgaaataaggtctgtggttaacacacgCTGAAGAGATGTTATAAAAtgcgtcagtaaatatcccaccagtgaattttgaag from Sebastes fasciatus isolate fSebFas1 chromosome 6, fSebFas1.pri, whole genome shotgun sequence includes the following:
- the LOC141770103 gene encoding zinc-binding protein A33-like, whose translation is MAEKIALVESFLNCHVCSETFRDPVSLSCNHSFCSSCLKKFWEQAENKNCPICKRKSSKDEPAVNFALKELSDSFAERQKAGSSETEKEEKKVEVCSKHQEEPRLFCKDEERAVCPVCEFSLHQSHKVVPVEQAVSDLKDQLKSDLESLQDKRDKHKQVEKTYDKMVKHSKKQLLTTERQITAEFNKLHQFLKEEEESRLAALREEEEQKGKTISREMKMIQEHISSLSDSIFAVEEDLQKHNMPFLSSYKATQTRARVQCSLSDPQLVSGALIDVAKHLGNLSFRVWEKMKDKVHFSPVILDPNTAHPRLYLSDDLTSLRLGDTRQQLPDNPERFTKYPTVLGSEGFNSGKHSWEVEVGDHPHWLVGLAKESADRKGELYSSPKYGIWSLTHRSGKYTDGLGETVRVKKSLQRIRVQLDYDRGEVSFYDPEDMTHIYTHRDTFTEKLFPWFLIGLAGDAKTADIKISQTEILCDVQTRWCQFRF